The following are encoded together in the Bacteroidota bacterium genome:
- a CDS encoding acetyl-CoA carboxylase biotin carboxyl carrier protein subunit, producing the protein MAKKVEIKKVEPNKEPKYSTFVIHTAKYKTLLTKSFTERKKWVPANDKLIKALIPGNVGKINVKKGDEVKLGDTLLILEAMKMYNQILAPMDGIIKSVLVKEGAIVPKLTVLIEME; encoded by the coding sequence ATGGCTAAGAAAGTAGAAATCAAAAAAGTTGAGCCTAACAAAGAACCCAAATATTCAACCTTTGTCATACATACTGCAAAGTATAAAACTTTATTGACAAAGTCTTTTACAGAGAGGAAGAAATGGGTGCCGGCAAATGATAAACTAATTAAAGCTTTAATTCCTGGAAATGTCGGAAAAATTAATGTTAAAAAGGGAGATGAAGTGAAATTAGGTGATACCCTGCTTATTTTGGAGGCAATGAAAATGTATAATCAAATTCTTGCACCTATGGATGGAATCATCAAAAGTGTATTAGTTAAGGAAGGTGCTATTGTCCCGAAATTGACAGTGCTTATCGAGATGGAATAA